The Pelagibacterium halotolerans B2 genome has a segment encoding these proteins:
- a CDS encoding amidohydrolase family protein, with product MSLPPHPSPKTPDLVLPDGACDAHCHVFGPGDVFPYSSSATYRPEDAPKEKLFALHKHLGLSRSVVVQASCHGTDNRAMVDALSAGNGNYRGIAMVERDVTETELQGLHDAGVRGVRFNFVAHLGEAADQDAVREIVAKIKPFGWHIVVHFDSHWLADLAPFLKDLDIVTVIDHMGRIDASAGVEQQAFQLLLELMEDERFWVKVCGSERLSRSGPPFHDAAEYGRLLVEKFPDRVLWGTDWPHPNIRNNMPDDGELVDLLKIIAPTPESLRRLVVDNPTRLYWSQTQ from the coding sequence ATGTCCTTGCCTCCCCATCCGTCGCCCAAAACGCCCGACCTGGTTCTGCCCGACGGTGCGTGCGACGCCCACTGCCACGTGTTCGGTCCCGGCGATGTGTTCCCCTATTCCAGTTCCGCGACCTACCGTCCGGAGGACGCGCCGAAGGAGAAGCTGTTTGCACTCCACAAGCATCTGGGCTTATCGCGCTCGGTGGTCGTTCAGGCCAGTTGCCACGGGACCGACAACAGGGCCATGGTCGATGCGCTGAGCGCCGGCAATGGCAATTATCGTGGCATCGCAATGGTGGAACGCGATGTGACCGAGACGGAACTTCAAGGGCTTCACGACGCCGGCGTGCGGGGCGTGCGGTTCAATTTCGTCGCGCATCTGGGCGAGGCCGCCGACCAGGATGCCGTCCGTGAAATCGTTGCCAAGATCAAGCCGTTCGGCTGGCATATCGTCGTGCACTTCGATTCCCATTGGCTGGCGGATTTGGCACCGTTCCTCAAGGATCTCGATATCGTTACGGTGATCGATCACATGGGGCGGATCGATGCCAGCGCCGGGGTCGAGCAACAGGCGTTTCAACTGCTTTTGGAGCTGATGGAAGACGAGCGCTTCTGGGTCAAGGTTTGCGGTTCGGAGCGGCTTTCGCGATCCGGACCTCCATTCCACGACGCTGCCGAATATGGCCGGTTGCTGGTGGAGAAATTCCCCGACCGCGTGCTGTGGGGCACCGATTGGCCGCATCCCAATATCAGAAACAATATGCCAGATGACGGGGAACTGGTGGATCTGCTCAAGATCATCGCGCCGACGCCCGAAAGCCTGCGGCGGCTTGTCGTCGACAATCCGACCCGGTTGTACTGGTCGCAAACACAATAA